The Sulfurospirillum deleyianum DSM 6946 nucleotide sequence TTTGATTATTTTGATTTTAGAGCTTAATTTAGATAAAAAGCGTGCCATTGGTGTGATGAGCTTTTGTTTTATTACCAATAAAATTCTGCAAGTTTTGATTTTTGGTTATCATGGCGAATTAAGTACGAACAGTGTGTGGGTGATTTTACCCTTTGTCGTGATTGCGATTGGCGGATTTTTTATCGGTAGTCGTTTGCAAGATCACATTGACGAAGCATTGTATAAAAAGATTTTAAATGGCGTTTTGTGGGTTTTATCGCTCTATTTGACCTATTCTACTTTTTACATGTAAAGGGTATATTTTTGCGCTAAAAGCTTTTGGGCTTTTTGATAGAGCGCTTGAGACTCGCTTGGTGTGATTTGAATGAGGGGAGCATACTTCTCATAGGTTTGCCAAACACGTATTGCACCCTCTTTTTTTCCTTTGCACGCAAGGGCTAATGCGGTAGAAGCGTTAATCAATCCTTTTAAAATCTTTGCTTCATTTTCAAACATAGGAGTGTGCTTAAGGCGCTTCCACTCCTCTTCTAAAACCTCATGCCCTTCGACAAATTCATCTTTTGAGACAACTTCCAAAAAGTGTTCGATTGCTTTCATAGTTGTATAGACTCTTTGGGCGCTGGTTCATGCAGGTAAAATCCTTGTGCATAGTCTATAGGAAGTTCTTTGATTTTCTCCAGTACGTCAGCACTATGGACAAATTCTGCGACCACTTCGATACCTAGATTTTTAGCAAAGGTACTGATAGTCTTAACCGTAGCGTAGGCGGTGGCATCTTTGTCAATATTTTTAATAAGGGAGCCATCAATTTTTATAAAATCAACACTTAATCGTAAAAGATATTCGAAGTTTGAATAGCCAGAACCAAAGTCATCAATGGCTAATAAACAACCTTTTTCGTGTGCTTTTTGAAGGAAAGAGCGCACTTCTGAAACATCTTCTATTCCCTCAGATTCAACAAGTTCAAGAATGATATGCCCCTTAAGTTCAGGATATTGGCTTAAAAGAGCAAATAAAAGCGTCGTGGTTTCATGATGCAAAATATCTTCTTTGGTAATGTTAATAGAAACATCGCACCCTAGATGCAAGGCGACTTGCACACTCTCTTCAAGGACAAAGTGGGTAATTTGTGCGTAAAGGTGTAAGCGTTTTGCTAAATCAATAAAATGAAAAGGCGATATGACACGATTATTTTCATCAATAAGGCGAATGAGCACTTCATATTTTTTACGTGCATTGGGTTTTACATGTAAAGGAACAATCTCTTGTAAAAAGAGGGTAAAGCGTTTATTAATCAGAGCTTCACGTAGGGTTTTATTCCACTGAATATCCTCTTTGAGGCGCTCTTGAAACCCGTCTCTATCATCATAGATCACCAATGATTTATGCGAATTGCGTGCTTCTTTGAGTGCGATTTCCGCTCGGTTATAGAGATAAGAGAGCCCATTAGCAATTCCAATACGACAGGCCACAGTATAAGATTTGTTTTTGATGGTAAGACCTTCTTGCTGAAGGCGGGTGAGTAAGGTATCACAAAAGGTATTGAAGGCTTCTTCGCTGACTTCTTTATCGCAGTAGAGGGCAAATTCATCTCCTTGGAGGTGAAAAACGACCATTCCTTTACGAATGTATTTTTGAAGGTTTTGGGCAAATTCATAAAGATATGCATCCCCAAATGCCTGACCATATAAGGCATTAATTTCTCGAAAATCACAAATATTCAAAATGGCAAGGTGTGGATATTTTGATTTTTCAATTTGCTCTAAAAGGTGTTTACGGCTAGGAAGATTGAGTGTGCTTGTTTGCTGTAATACTTCGAGTTGTTCAAACAAATCGCTGACATCGTGGCGAATTGCCATATAAGATTCGATTTTACCATCTAAGGAGAGCAGGGGCATAATGACCGATTTGACATAATAAACGCTTCCATCTTTGCGCCTATTTTTAATAATCCCCTTCCATGTCTTACCCGCTTTGAGCACCTCCCACATCTCTTGAAAAAAGTGCGATGGATTGTCTGGATGACGAACAATATTGTGCGGTTTTCCTATCAGTTCTTCTTTAGAATAGCCTGAAATAGCAAGAAACTGCTCATTGGCATAGGTGATAATCCCTTTGGCATTTGTGCGTGAGACAATCGTATTTTCATCAATGGCTTCTTTATACTCTTCGAGAAGTTTTTTTTGCTTTTCATGCTCGTAAATAAGATGGGCGATTTCACCTAACTCATTTTTCTGCTTTGAAAGGGCAAAGATGTAACCGAGATGATGTGTGCGGAGTGTCATAGAGATAAGATGAATGGGTTTTAAAAATGTAAGTTTAGTTAAGAGATAAAAGAGCATTAAAGCGATACCTAAAAGAATGAGTCCCGCAAGCAGTAGAGAATTTTGTAAGTTTGAGATAAATACAATCACCAAAGGATGATAATCAAACTGAATATACCCAACTGTTTCATTGAGAAGAGAAGGAAGTTCTACATAAAAAGAGCTTGATTGATTTTCCAAAGGTTTTTTTTGAATTAAAGAGGAGCGACCAAGGGTAATCTCTTCCATCTTTTCAAAAAACACATCATCCAAAACGCGTCCCAAAATAAAATAACCCAAAGGTTTCCCTTTACGCTCCACATCTGAAAAAGGATGAATGGGTGCTAAAAAGTATTGGATACATTTGCCCTCAGAAAAAGCGTAAAACTCTTTAAATTCAGGTTTTTCGTCTGAGAGAGGTTCAAGTATGGGCGCTGGGGTGTTTTTTTTGAGTGCGTCATAGCTATAAACAAGTTTTTTATGTTCATTA carries:
- a CDS encoding EAL domain-containing protein, yielding MKIAKTYALYGAFILIFTITLLLSVWFGKKIQEEHHIQQERITVFERYKAVLDLEKTLIRKTVADYSFWDEMVDFAKEPNHAWSKDNLEEPMVKTFGVSYIYVYNEHKKLVYSYDALKKNTPAPILEPLSDEKPEFKEFYAFSEGKCIQYFLAPIHPFSDVERKGKPLGYFILGRVLDDVFFEKMEEITLGRSSLIQKKPLENQSSSFYVELPSLLNETVGYIQFDYHPLVIVFISNLQNSLLLAGLILLGIALMLFYLLTKLTFLKPIHLISMTLRTHHLGYIFALSKQKNELGEIAHLIYEHEKQKKLLEEYKEAIDENTIVSRTNAKGIITYANEQFLAISGYSKEELIGKPHNIVRHPDNPSHFFQEMWEVLKAGKTWKGIIKNRRKDGSVYYVKSVIMPLLSLDGKIESYMAIRHDVSDLFEQLEVLQQTSTLNLPSRKHLLEQIEKSKYPHLAILNICDFREINALYGQAFGDAYLYEFAQNLQKYIRKGMVVFHLQGDEFALYCDKEVSEEAFNTFCDTLLTRLQQEGLTIKNKSYTVACRIGIANGLSYLYNRAEIALKEARNSHKSLVIYDDRDGFQERLKEDIQWNKTLREALINKRFTLFLQEIVPLHVKPNARKKYEVLIRLIDENNRVISPFHFIDLAKRLHLYAQITHFVLEESVQVALHLGCDVSINITKEDILHHETTTLLFALLSQYPELKGHIILELVESEGIEDVSEVRSFLQKAHEKGCLLAIDDFGSGYSNFEYLLRLSVDFIKIDGSLIKNIDKDATAYATVKTISTFAKNLGIEVVAEFVHSADVLEKIKELPIDYAQGFYLHEPAPKESIQL
- a CDS encoding DUF309 domain-containing protein; the protein is MKAIEHFLEVVSKDEFVEGHEVLEEEWKRLKHTPMFENEAKILKGLINASTALALACKGKKEGAIRVWQTYEKYAPLIQITPSESQALYQKAQKLLAQKYTLYM